A DNA window from Synergistota bacterium contains the following coding sequences:
- a CDS encoding flagellar basal body L-ring protein FlgH, which translates to MRKVILVIALLLLYALPSYGGSLWKDGFNLYGDKRASRVGDIVYVLIEESATMKQKATTKSSKNASLNASQRGVSFLKRLLPASLTAKGSYDGTDQTDRTTIFTAEIAAKIVKVLPNGNFIIEGEHYFKGNKDAVKIVVRGMIRPEDISADNTIPSSKICDAEILFYGKGLFGNVHHPGILTQIFNLLF; encoded by the coding sequence ATGCGGAAAGTGATTCTGGTGATCGCGCTCCTTTTGCTTTATGCTTTGCCCTCGTATGGCGGTTCCCTGTGGAAGGATGGCTTTAATCTCTATGGTGATAAAAGGGCTTCTCGCGTTGGAGATATAGTCTATGTTCTCATAGAGGAGAGCGCTACGATGAAGCAAAAAGCCACGACGAAGAGCTCTAAGAACGCATCTTTAAACGCCTCTCAGAGGGGGGTTAGCTTTTTAAAGAGGCTTCTTCCGGCGAGCCTGACCGCTAAGGGAAGCTATGATGGAACCGACCAGACGGATAGGACTACGATATTTACGGCGGAAATAGCCGCCAAGATCGTGAAGGTTTTGCCCAATGGCAACTTTATTATAGAAGGGGAACACTACTTTAAGGGTAATAAGGACGCGGTGAAGATAGTCGTCAGGGGAATGATTCGCCCCGAAGATATATCCGCTGATAACACGATTCCCTCTTCAAAGATATGCGATGCGGAGATCCTCTTCTACGGCAAGGGGTTATTTGGGAACGTGCATCATCCGGGTATCCTCACGCAGATATTTAACCTCCTCTTTTAA